CAGTGGTAAAAAATTCCTTTACTGCACTTGTGAAATCATTTCCCACTATGTTCCAAGCTTTTTTGAAGAAGCATGCTGAGAAGCCATCAGGACCAGGGGATTTGCTATCCCTGATACTGAAAAGGGTCATCTTAATCTCCTCATTCGATATTGGAGCCATCATATTAGCATGTTGAGAGTCTTTTATCAGAGGACCCCTTGCAACAGTTTTCCTATCTATCATTACGCAGTCAATTTCCCTTCCCAGCAACTGACTATAGAAGTTCAAGAACTCCTCAACTACCTGAGCCTGAGAGCTGGTCTGATCCCCATTTAATTTGGTAACTGCAGAGATGTAATTCCTATTCCTTTGACTTTTCATCAAACTATGGAAGAAAGCAATGCCTTTGTCACTTTCCTTTAATTATCTACATTTGGCAATTTGAGAGATGAACATTCTATTGGCTTTTACTAGTCTGACAGCTTCAGATTTGTTTTCATTCAGGAGCAATTGCAGGTCACCATCTGAGGGATTGTCATGCAATTTCTATTGTATCTCGACCACTTCCTTACCTGCCTTCTCTGCTTTAGCCGATATGTGGGAGAAATGGGAGGCATTAAGAGCCCTTAGAGGTTTCTTCAGGCCTTGGAGTCTCCTTACCAATTTGAATTGCTCAAAGCCCTAAACCTAAGCATCCCAACCTTATTTAATAATGGTCAGAAAATTATGGTTTAGAGTCCACAtgttaaaaaatttgaaagattgCCTTCCTAGACACCCCTCTTCAAACAGTGAAACAAGGCACACCGAGTGGTCAGAGACTCAAAGAGAATCCCAAGGAAAAAGAATTCAATGTCAGCACTCAGACCCTCCAGAATCCATCTTTGATTAGCAATCACTCCATCCAATTTGCTCCAAATCGTACCATTTGTCCATGTAAGGAAACACCCTGATGTTCTCAGATCAGATAGCCTAGAGTTGAAGAAGCATTCACCCATATCTCTAGTATCATAGTCTGAGATAGGTCGACCATTCTCCTTCTCAGCAGCTGAAAGCACATAGTTGAAATCCCCTTGAAGAAGCCATGGGGAAGGGAGCTTACTAAGCTGATAGATGCTATGCCATAGAGCTCGTCTGGCCATGATTGTATTGAAGCCATACACAAAGCTAACATTGAATTTGTTAGAAGTTACTAAACATTCAATGCAACAGTGGATTACTTGGGGGTTCATGTCAATCATCTGAAGGAAAACTTTCTGAGGGTTCCACAACACTAGAATTCTCCCTACCTTATGGAGATCGAAGTTGTTGATCTGCTTCCAGCTCTTGAATCTTTTTCTCATCATATCTTTATTGTTGTTTTATGGTTTATTCTTATATTCATTATGAGAAAGAGTGATTTTTAGGTGCAACTCTTTCAATAATAACACAAATTTCtttgctaataataataacattttatGATTAAAGAATGTAAGAACTCACCTAAAAATAACTAAGCGTAAGACTTCTgcaactaaaaataaaattttcacttaAAGCGCAACGAAAAAGTAATCCCGGAGGCAAACATATATATAACAAAGCATTAGCAACAACTATTTGttgtgaaaaatttataatgtGTAATAAatgattagtttttttttttttttgcagaagcacaatttttctctttttcttgctTTCAATTACTAATTTTCAAATTCTGTGATGTAATATGACTCTTTGATTTTATCTCATTTAAAGAAACAACTACCAACCGACTATTGTGATTATAGAGCAAGACTTTCATTTAAACTcattaattagaaatatttttTCCTCGAAATAGTGGTGGGTCCCACTATACAGGTAGGAAGCATCTCAGCAACATGCACAATTTCCTAAGACCCTTAATTTTCCCATCTtcaatccctctctctctctctctctctctctcacacacacacaaaaaactATTTTTCCCCTTTCCATTTCCTATTCTCACATTTAAAAGGTGATTTTCAACCATTTTTTTAATGACAGAAGAAAtttcatcaataaaagtaatattTTGCAAAAATCATCTTCAAACTTGTCACTAAATAATTGAATACattatttttaactaaaaaaaaaaaccgccACAAAAGGCCCAATTTAGAAAGCCGGTTAAAAGTCAATTATTCTtaacaattaataaaattatcaaaaaattcttattttatcATAAAAATTACAATTATAATTCATAAAACTAAAACATATATAACAATAAACTTACATAAAATGACTATCATGAGAGGAACATCTTCTTAGTGTACCAGTTTTACCCTTACTTTTTTGAAAGAGCATTAATTTTTCGAATTCAAACAAGTGGTCACTAATTACAAATAAACAACCTTTATCCTTAGTTTGccctcataatatatatatatataatatagcaGCCTCTTTAGATCTACCCCATAACTTTATTAATAAATTCACAGCTTctaccaaaaattaaaaagaaaaagcatGTTCACGGGGAAGAGTCATTGTCGTATATATCTAGCGAAAATAGAGATAATCTGGTTTTGGCCCTTCATATAATTACAAGAATGAATCATTATGTGATACGGGGCCAggaaatccttaaaagcaacatATAGGAAGAACATCACGTGGGCTTCATTTCCCCTGCACTTCTTTGTGCCATCTACACATCCTTTCACTGtattacctttttctttttcttttttttttttttttatatgacaaGAGCACTCCGGTCACTATCGTGTCATTTTGAACACTATAATGCGGCACCAAACCCAATGGTTGAAAGTTGTCCGTCCATTGATGCACCTCTGATAATTCACTAAGGAAAAATCGAACTCATGACTTTTGGGTCATTAAAGTCACAAGTCGCACTTACCACTTGAGCCAACCCAGCTAGATTTCCCtgtattatatttttctttttccttttttactttttattaaatcaaaacttaaaaaaaaaaacaaaagcccATGAAGGCAAATATAAATAAACAATAGTGGAGTGTGATGAGCTGGGAGCATATCTTGGTCAAGCAAACACACacataattcttttaaaaaatttaaaaatagcaGAGAATAAAGCACGAAAATGACAAGGAaaaaacaatttatttaatttaatttaatttaattaattaattaaaatgggattttttattttttattttttattttttattttttattttttatatatgtatattttgaaggCATGTATGGGGACAAAGGCAGGGGAGAGAACAAGAAGAAACAGGGGAGACAAATGTATCTCCGCACATATATAAAAAACAGGTCACTAGCTAGCATGGTGGGTGGGGACTAGCCTCACCTGACCTCATGTTGCCTTCTTTGTCACCTTTTCACTCCTTATTATTCCTTCCTTATATTAAATTTTCTAGATGGCATGAAAAAACTCGGTTCAAATATGGTAAcattgttatttatttaattaattaagataacTAGCTTCTTCTAATATTAATTAAGTGGTATATTAATGAATGAGGACGTGTATGTTTTGACTAATGCTATATAATTTAAGATCTTATATGCTTCTAGTTGTCTACCATTGGATTAATTTAACTTGGATGATTCAAATAGTTATACCGGGAGTTGAGAATTACTCAAAAAGTATAAAAGCTTGACCGCttattataaaatataatgtGTTTAAGTCATACTGGCACAGTACGAAATTATTAGGTTGTACTGTCTAATCATATCACAATTTAGAAGAAcaatcaaaatgttgacttttggCGATTAATGATTTAAAGTAAGGATATTATTGGTTAGTTAAATGCGGCGTGGTTAGATAGCCTAATCTAATAATTTTTCGGTCGCAGTGAATAGTAATTATGGAAAAAGTCTGATaattatatatacaaatataaaagTAAGATTATCTGTCGGTAATATGTTCTCTTTAATGTTTATTCATATTGTAGAAGTGATATATCGCAAGTGAAGGAAAGGAAAACAAGTAATGTATTGGAGCAAATGCATGCACAATGGGCGCAATGGGTGGGGCCACCTCTCTGAATATTTTCTTTCTAAGCTCTTGAGAATATTACCATCATTTATTTGCTGGGGCCTACATGAGCCCCACCACTTAAACCGTGGTTATGTGCTCGGTACATGTACAACTAAACATGCCAAAAAATTATGTCTTTCGATAGAGCCCCACCACCTAAACTGTGGTTATGTGCTCTGTACATGTACAGCTGAACATGCCAAAAAATTATGTCTTTCGATAGAGCCCCACCACCTAAACTGTGGTTATGTGCTCTGTACATGTACAGCTGAACATGCCAAAAAATTATGTCTTTCGAAAGAGCCCCACCACTTTATGTTTGTTTCGTTTTTATGATAGCATTAACTTGCcttccttaaattaaaaaaagaaatagatAATAATATTTAAACGACCAGAGCTAGATTAAGTTGTTTGTATGATCAAGTTGATAATTTAATGAATAGACAcaaaattaaatatgatttttccCCAAATTCTTAAGAAAATCCAAAAAGAAAATATCAAGTTGATACAAATAATAAACGGGGTTTATAAGCTAATACCAAAGGCGAGTTCGATTTGTAGCTAATCATTAACTAAAATATGCTAGGTTCAAATTTTCTCTTGATCAAACTTGTATTTTAACACTGGTAGTATTCAATATCCGAGAAACTCATTTCAAGTGGTGTCCAGGCTAGACACAGGGGTATGCCCTACACCTAAGTGGGCTCCATACCACTACTATATTTAGCCGAGATACTAGTCGAGATCGTTAAATTTCCAACAAGTGTATTAATAATTTTCTTTTAGGTTGATAAACACGTCTTGAAAATATAAGTATTTATTATGAAGAATACTTAAATTTAAGTACTTGTGTCAATAGGCAGTATTCAGTTTACGATTATATAAGTACATATTCTAAAAGTTACTTTtccaaacaaattttttttttagaaaaatacatatatttttttaaaaactattttcctaaaaaaataactcatttgaaaaagtacttataataagtaattCTAAATAACTTTAAGGTAAATACCTTTTTTAGAtaagaaatttttttcaaaaaagaactTTGCTGTTCTAAATGAGCCTTGAGCATATGTCTAGGGAATAAAGTAGTTGactaattatttaaaattaagtgtcaataataataataataaccccttGTGATTTATCAATTTCAAGTGACAAAAACATCGAGTAAATCTATTGTTTGTTAGATGTCCCAAATCCCATGCTTACCTCCATGGAGAAGGGTAAAATTTAAAATAGACCATGCCCCACCCACCGACTAGTTGGGTCTCGAAAAGGTTCTcaatattttatgagaaataataataataataataataataataataataataataataattttaaccCTGTTAATCTGACCATGCAAATTAAACTAATTAAGGTGGTTTATATATGGATGCAACATGCATGAAACTCTACCCTAGTCATCATATCGTGACTTTCAACCAAAAGCCAAGTCTTTAAATAATGACATCAATTTCCAATACATATTCTATCAGCAaggattattttttaaaattattaagaCCAAAAAACAAGATTAATGTGCGTATTAATATTTCAATTTATTTAGTGAAAAATATTGCCCACTTGCATTTGCATTTCGCACGCTGCATCAGAAGTGGCGAGAGCTGTTGCTCGCGGGCAATTGATCAAGAAGCTAGGACCTTCAATTCATCAATGGAGAATGAATTAACCAGCTGAGCggaaaatttttaaagaaataaaataaaaaattggtgATCCCAAGGGCTCTGTTCTGATCTTTCAACTCGTACTAAGTTTGGTCTGTGATGGAGCTGATCGAGTGCAGCAGATAATCCGCCACCTTCCATGGACCATCCATCATTTCCAGAAAGCACAACAGGAACATTACCTTTTTCAGTCGGCCTCCCCATGAAACGTCGTCGTTCTGGAACAGTTTCTTCCTTCCCTGTTCAGCCGCAATTATTATATTGTTACAAAAATTAATGATGGGTTTGGCAGCATCGAGGAcccttttccctttctctttcacaatttaaaaaaaaaaaaaaaaaattctggaaCCGTTTTAATGTCAGAGCTTGTAAGTACTGTATTGAATGCTGATTGTTCCTTGTTAAGAACGTGATGAGAGCAGGCTAAGCGAGCGGAGTAAAACAtgtgaagaaaaagaaaatgaaacaaTTTGTAGAAGTGCTTCTgctttaattaattcattttatttttgattttcatGTAAATTGTAAAGTGCtagctaactttttttttttttttttctttcgaaTGGGAAACAATGTCTGATCTGATGGATGGAATTCAATCACTGGCCAATCATGTTAGCCTACATGAACAGTGGAAAGAGGTTTTGCTTTCAACTCTGTTTTTATTCACACCCATCTTCTTAAAAGTCTGTAAATTTATCAAaaacctcactctctctctctctcctgacTGCAAATCacagttctttttttttttcttttggtttccCTCTCTGTCTCTGACTCTTTTTTCTCTTTACCTCTGTCTTCTGTTTGTGTCAAGTGTGCAAAATctacttttctttttttcactTTTTGGTTTTCCTTTTTGCTGAGGTACTTTCCATTTTACTGGGTTGCTTTTGTATCTGCTTAATTTATAAGGCAGTTAAGAATGAGGAGCTGTTTTTAAATAAATGAGATTACTTTGAGTGGGAAAATAAAATAGAATGCCAATAACAGTAAAATATAATgcttatttgtttaaatatttatttattctgAGATTGGGAAGGGAACAAAGGAAAAGACAGAAGATATAACGTCAGAACAAGCTAGCCCGTGTTGAGTTGGGTTGggttatggttttgaaatgggTGGAGCGAGGACTTCAAAGGGATCGCTTCTCTCAtccacatctctctctctctcctctctttccttctctctctccggTTCATGTATCTCACAGGAATTCAGTTTGGTTTATTTGTACGTATTTGTTTGGATTTATTGACGAAGTTTCTTGGTGTTAGCAGCTAGCTAGCTAGCAAGCAAGCAAGCAGAGAGGGGTTGTTTCAATCACAGCCGTGCGCGGTGAGTGGTGGCTGCAAGGTTTGGTGTTTTCTTTTTCCACCTAGGAACCATTTTCATTCTATTCtcccctttcttttcttttgggttctttgtttctttcttcttttccttcaaaattttcaaaaaattaaaaaaaaaataaaaaaatcagcaAAGATTCtgaagaattgaattgaagcaAAATAGGAATTTTACAGTTGATACCCAGAAGCTCAAATCGTCATCACACCCCTAAAAcccctttcctctctctctctctctctccttgcaCTTTTTAATTATCCTTCTCTAAACTTTGGCTTCAGATCTCTTCACATATATGAATCTATGATACATATTTGATCTGTGAACCCAGAGATTAATTGCTTAAAATGATATTTGTATTTTGTTAGATGATTAAAAGTTTTATTGTGGATGAGAACATGTCCAATTTGACCTCTGCATCTGGCGAAGCAAGTGTTTCCTCTGGCACCAGAACTATAGAAACTGGCAACAACAACATGTACCCGCCACCACCGCCACCCAAGAAGAAGAGAAATCTCCCAGGCAATCCAGGTTCCAtctcaatcaatcaaccaatcaattaatgaatgaatgaatgaatgaattcaATTTGGAATCAATTGCACGATTTTTGTTCTCAAGAATTTCGGTTTAATTTAAATCAGACCCAGATTCAGAAGTGATAGCTCTATCTCCTAAAACCCTCTTGGCCACAAATCGGTTCATATGCGAGATCTGCAACAAAGGGTTTCAGCGTGACCAGAACCTGCAGCTGCACAGGCGAGGGCATAACCTGCCATGGAAGTTGAAGCAGAGATCGAACAAGGAGGTGATAAGGAAGAAAGTGTACGTGTGCCCGGAGCCCACGTGCGTCCACCACGACCCAACCAGGGCTCTGGGCGACCTAACCGGCATCAAGAAGCACTTTTGCAGAAAGCACGGTGAGAAGAAATGGAAATGCGAAAAGTGCTCTAAGCGCTATGCTGTTCAGTCAGATTGGAAAGCCCATTCCAAAGTTTGTGGCACAAGAGAGTATAGATGTGACTGCGGCACCCTCTTCTCTAGGTATGCCCACCCATAACTcatcaggaaaaaaaaaagaaaaagattaataTAAACGTAATTGAAAAGATCAACGATACAAGATTACAAACACAGCAAAAAATGAAGTCATACTAATATCTTATTAGAGGGCATCTACACTGTGACTGATTGATGGGTTGGCTGCATTTTCTTTTTGTACTGGTTAATTTTTTTGACATGGTGGCAGGAGGGATAGCTTCATAACCCACAGGGCTTTCTGCGACGCTTTAGCAGAAGAGAGTGCAAGATCAGCACAACCAATGAACCCACTTCTCTCCACACAGCCTCAGCTCAACAGCCATGGCTTCCAACCTCCTTTGTCACTGAAAATAGAACAATTAGATCAACACCAAGAACACAACATGAGCATCATCAACAATGTTCATCCACCATGGTTAGCAGAAGCCGGGCCAGGCCCCCCACTGCCTTACACCACCACAGCCCATGATCTCTCCTCCCCAATACTGTCCTTCTCCGCAAACCTAGACCACCAGCCATTCCTGcactcccaaaaccctaatcctaactcCCACATGTCCGCCACCGCATTGCTCCAAAAAGCAGCGCAAATGGGTGTGGCCATGAGCAAGCCTTCCCATCACcaatctccatctccatctccatctcttATGCTCAGACCCCACCAGTTCCAACCTCATCACATGTCTGCAgtagctgctgctgctgcatcGGCAGCTTCTGGGGTGGGTTTGTCTTCACGTGAAGAGATGGGAAGCAGTGATGGGTTTGGTCACTACGGGCTGGCGTCTTTTGGAAATAAAGCTGCTGCAGGAAGTAGCAGTACCACTCCTACTGCGTTTCCTCATGATATGATGATGGCTTCTTTGTCGTCTGCGAGCTGTGTGTTTGGAGCTGCTGGAGGCTTTGAGGAGGACTTACATGGAGTGTTGAACCCAAAACCAGACGGTGGGTTCGGTGGCGAAGGCGGTGTCGGTAGCGGTGGCAGCAGCGGCGGTGATGGGTTGACGAGAGATTTCTTGGGGCTCAGAGGGTACTCGCATGAAGACTTCGTTGACATGGCTGGGCTTCATCACATGAATTCTTCTTCATCTTCGTTCAAACAGCAGAGTCAGAATCAAACACCTTGGCAATAATTAAGGTTAGCTTTTTTAATTTAATTGCTGGGTTAACTAAATAATTACCCAGCTCTAGCTAGCTTCTTCTCTATTCAA
This genomic stretch from Malania oleifera isolate guangnan ecotype guangnan chromosome 3, ASM2987363v1, whole genome shotgun sequence harbors:
- the LOC131151130 gene encoding protein indeterminate-domain 7-like gives rise to the protein MIKSFIVDENMSNLTSASGEASVSSGTRTIETGNNNMYPPPPPPKKKRNLPGNPDPDSEVIALSPKTLLATNRFICEICNKGFQRDQNLQLHRRGHNLPWKLKQRSNKEVIRKKVYVCPEPTCVHHDPTRALGDLTGIKKHFCRKHGEKKWKCEKCSKRYAVQSDWKAHSKVCGTREYRCDCGTLFSRRDSFITHRAFCDALAEESARSAQPMNPLLSTQPQLNSHGFQPPLSLKIEQLDQHQEHNMSIINNVHPPWLAEAGPGPPLPYTTTAHDLSSPILSFSANLDHQPFLHSQNPNPNSHMSATALLQKAAQMGVAMSKPSHHQSPSPSPSLMLRPHQFQPHHMSAVAAAAASAASGVGLSSREEMGSSDGFGHYGLASFGNKAAAGSSSTTPTAFPHDMMMASLSSASCVFGAAGGFEEDLHGVLNPKPDGGFGGEGGVGSGGSSGGDGLTRDFLGLRGYSHEDFVDMAGLHHMNSSSSSFKQQSQNQTPWQ